A genomic region of Drosophila pseudoobscura strain MV-25-SWS-2005 chromosome 5, UCI_Dpse_MV25, whole genome shotgun sequence contains the following coding sequences:
- the eIF4G1 gene encoding eukaryotic translation initiation factor 4 gamma 3 isoform X4 — protein MQQATPNLSTQSDIAKAMQPHSAQNMYVSTGNNSSGNTRSNQQSGGIFRGPPPASNAPRGGGAGGTRHVHVQPMYQQAIHQNMVLQPYTQYNPRQQTFPTSHLQYAPAPMPYYQYQYVPTLQQQPPPHTRSAVTVNTNVGNTMQPVQSGPNGPLAGPGASSTQLQLLTGTVQQGANTVMGVGGPGSGVGQVGVAPMVGVGVMPTSVQPQSVQVQPASRRRHQHRLQIIDPATKKNILDDFDKSNSTADNDFTEQTASSATVTAPDVLSETPICIPIQDSVGINISNNVTLQAPDSRTNAPYTIEQLPVQRQDIVGQTPIVSAMSDAPSVEILPTPQKGRSKKIPIVSPKNASDSHVSTTSDADDAAAKPDAATKTTKEATQQNLSYQTASTSQQKKQEPPPQITAEVPVAATEGTNIVTSAAVLPTENLSSDLLKLEISTNLSVDVVELSETASIDTASVGSVEAKSIHTVQAISQNTSSTEISEAAAEETQTHQSEVQQTQPEQIFESSPDETDEAPMALAEEICGETRPSKTVEEITTKELLSKGAMDTTPFSELALESQSSVAAEDPERQPETGPEPETEPESFADPQLQEDIKLQQEPEATGTATVSESVLSSLINYNEGQWSPSNPSGKKQYDREQLLQLREAKASRIQPEVKNVSILPQPNLMPSFIRNNNNNKRVQSMVGVIGGRNSESGGGFIGKQVSMSGVQSGGGRGSMKGMIHVNLSLNQDVKLNQNENAWRPRGVNKSDSSADVKATQEKDELVRRVRGILNKLTPERFDTLVEEIIKLKIDTPEKMDEVIVLVFEKAIDEPNFSVSYARLCHRLISEVKARDERMESGTKSNLAHFRNALLDKTEREFTQNVSQSTAKEKKLQPVVDKIKKCNDPNEKAELEALLEEEERKIRRRSGGTVRFIGELFKISMLTGKIIYSCIDTLLNPHSEDMLECLCKLLTTVGAKFEQTPVSSKEPSRCYSLEKSIARMQAIASKTDKDGAKVSSRVRFMLQDVIDLRKNKWQSTRNEAPKTMGQIEKETKNEQLSAQYFGPLSGTTPVGSQGGSGKRDDRSNARFGDSRSGSGYSGSHSQRGDNGNLRHQQQNNGGGGSGSSGAGHSNGNNDDTWHVQTSKGSRSQALDSNKLEGLSLHISQNIENKKMGGLTQFIWNFEAARQSSAPTTTPSNPFALLSSLVDKNSSERDRDRDRDRSGPRNKGSYNKGSMERDRYGDRGLNSRTGSSQGSRENSSSRAGQQSRGLINSSVQKSASHSKYTQQAPSVRVTGKAQSSLGSSAVNVGGLYRGGDQQSAASSSSAAATSVQINRPMAPVAVFSEPSDADMKLIKAVVSEMIELSAASKGVNPTVVACMKRVPEDMRCGFLYYILTDYLHLANVGKQYRRYLAITVAHLIQQNYISVDHFRLAYKEFAECANDLIFDIPELWLYILQFAGPLIVKKILTVSDLWNKNLKDNSPSNVGKKFLKTYLTYCTREVGPSFTRSMWIKFNLHWSDFMPDNEVIDFIESNRLEYVENESKPPVIEQRETPEKHVKNVIEHIEHLLKEGATADCIIDYSNGNILVADKLFIRGLTETLSNFAIVYKDNSYKLEPEIFQKFCIPVLQRYIDSHEDHQLECLYAMQLLVHSLEHPRGLLSELIGELYDAYVIQKESLCKWRDSKDQSAGKGVAVKSLNPFFNSLFNDETN, from the exons ATGCAACAAGCTACGCCAAATTTATCAACACAATCCGATATAGCTAAAGCCATGCAGCCTCATTCAGCACAAAATATG TACGTGTCAACGGGAAACAACAGTTCAGGAAACACCCGTTCAAATCAACAAAGTGGAGGCATATTTCGAGGACCACCCCCGGCGTCTAATGCTCCGCGTGGCGGTGGCGCCGGCGGAACCCGTCACGTCCATGTGCAACCTATGTATCAGCAGGCAATACACCAGAATATGGTGTTGCAGCCGTACACTCAATACAACCCGCGACAGCAAACATTTCCAACTTCTCACCTGCAATATGCACCTGCTCCAATGCCCTactaccagtaccagtacgtGCCGactctccagcagcagccgccgccgcataCACGTAGCGCCGTGACAGTTAATACAAATGTGGGCAACACAATGCAACCGGTACAGTCCGGACCCAATGGGCCGCTGGCTGGTCCCGGTGCCTCCTCgacacagctgcagctgcttaCAGGCACTGTCCAACAGGGAGCAAATACTGTCATGGGTGTGGGTGGTCCTGGCAGTGGTGTGGGGCAGGTTGGTGTGGCTCCAATGGTCGGAGTCGGTGTGATGCCAACCAGCGTGCAACCGCAATCAGTTCAAGTGCAGCCAGCGAGTAGGCGTCGACATCAGCATCGCCTACAGATCATCGATCCGgcaactaaaaaaaatatattagaCGATTTCGATAAG AGCAACTCGACTGCGGACAATGACTTCACAGAGCAAACAGCGTCTTCAGCAACAGTAACAGCTCCTGACGTTCTGTCCGAAACTCCCATTTGTATTCCAATACAGGATTCGGTTGGTATAAATATTTCCAATAACGTAACACTGCAGGCTCCAGACTCGAGAACCAACGCTCCTTATACTATAG AGCAATTGCCTGTACAGCGCCAAGACATCGTGGGTCAGACTCCAATCGTATCTGCCATGTCCGATGCACCATCTGTTGAAATATTGCCAACGCCTCAAAAGGGAAGAAGCAAAAA AATTCCCATAGTGTCTCCTAAAAACGCCTCTGACTCCCATGTCTCTACCACTT CTGATGCGGATGATGCAGCTGCAAAGCCAGACGCTGCAACCAAAACAACCAAGGAGGCTACTCAGCAAAACCTATCGTATCAGACTGCATCCACTTCCCAGCAGAAGAAGCAGGAGCCACCGCCACAGATCACAGCGGAAGTGCCAGTCGCCGCAACGGAGGGAACCAACATTGTTACCTCAGCTGCTGTGCTGCCCACTGAGAACCTTTCATCCGATTTGCTAAAATTGGAGATATCAACAAATCTGTCTGTTGACGTTGTTGAACTGTCGGAGACGGCGAGCATTGATACCGCTTCGGTGGGTTCCGTCGAAGCCAAGTCGATTCACACAGTCCAAGCCATCTCTCAGAACACCTCTTCAACCGAAATATCAGAGGCCGCAGCTGAGGAAACCCAGACCCACCAGAGTGAAGTACAGCAAACACAGCCAGAACAAATCTTCGAAAGTTCCCCTGATGAGACTGATGAAGCGCCGATGGCATTAGCAGAAGAGATTTGTGGCGAGACCCGACCATCCAAAACAGTAGAAGAAATAACGACTAAAGAACTTTTATCAAAAGGTGCAATGGATACGACGCCTTTCTCTGAGCTGGCACTAGAGTCGCAGTCCAGTGTTGCCGCAGAAGATCCAGAGCGTCAACCTGAGACAggtccagagccagagacggaGCCTGAGTCTTTTGCCGATCCTCAACTCCAAGAAGATATTAAACTGCAACAGGAACCAGAAGCCACTGGCACAGCCACGGTCTCAGAAAGTGTTTTATCATCGTTGATTAATTACAATGAGGGTCAATGGTCACCCAGCAATCCCAGCGGCAAGAAACAATATGATCGCGAgcagttgctgcagctgcgcgAGGCAAAGGCCTCGCGTATACAGCCGGAAGTAAAGAACGTTTCGATACTGCCCCAGCCAAACCTAATGCCGTCGTTCatccgcaacaacaacaacaacaagcgaGTGCAGTCGATGGTTGGTGTGATTGGAGGTCGCAACAGCGAGTCGGGAGGGGGTTTCATTGGCAAACAGGTGTCGATGTCGGGTGTGCAAAGTGGAGGTGGTAGGGGCAGCATGAAGGGTATGATACATGTCAACCTGTCACTGAATCAGGACGTGAAACTGAATCAGAACGAGAATGCCTGGCGTCCTCGAGGCGTAAACAAGTCTGATAGTAGTGCAGACGTTAAGGCCACTCAAGAGAAGGATGAGTTGGTGAGACGGGTCAGGGGTATTCTGAACAAGCTTACCCCCGAGCGTTTCGATACGCTGGTCGAGGAGATAATCAAATTGAAGATTGATACGCCCGAAAAGATGGACGAGGTTATTGTCTTAGTGTTTGAGAAGGCCATTGACGAACCAAACTTCTCGGTTTCGTACGCCAGGCTGTGCCATCGCCTTATAAGTGAAGTGAAAGCTCGCGACGAGCGTATGGAGAGCGGCACTAAATCAAATCTAGCACACTTCCGGAATGCCTTGTTGGACAAAACGGAGCGCGAGTTCACGCAGAACGTCTCACAAAGTACCGCAAAGGAGAAGAAACTGCAGCCAGTTGTAGACAAGATAAAAAAGTGCAACGATCCGAACGAAAAAGCCGAGCTTGAAGCACTTCTGGAGGAGGAAGAGCGAAAAATACGCAGACGCTCCGGAGGCACGGTTCGATTTATTGGGGAGCTCTTTAAGATATCTATGCTGACTGGTAAAATCATATACTCCTGCATTGATACTCTGCTGAATCCGCACTCGGAGGATATGCTTGAGTGCCTCTGCAAGCTGCTGACAACCGTCGGGGCCAAGTTTGAGCAGACCCCCGTCAGCTCTAAGGAACCGTCACGATGCTATTCGCTGGAGAAGTCCATAGCCAGAATGCAGGCAATCGCTTCCAAGACCGACAAAGACGGCGCCAAAGTAAGCTCCCGCGTGCGGTTTATGCTCCAAGACGTGATAGATCTGCGCAAGAACAAATGGCAATCGACACGCAACGAAGCACCGAAAACCATGGGACAAATCGAAAAGGAGACCAAGAACGAGCAGCTATCAGCGCAATATTTTGGTCCGCTCTCCGGCACTACCCCCGTTGGGTCCCAGGGAGGATCGGGAAAACGAGACGATCGCAGCAATGCTCGATTCGGAGATTCTCGTTCTGGCAGCGGCTATTCCGGCAGTCACAGTCAGCGCGGGGACAATGGAAACCTGCGAcaccagcagcaaaacaacggaggcggaggcagtggCTCCAGTGGTGCTGGTCATTCTAACGGAAACAACGATGACACATGGCATGTACAAACAAGCAAGGGCAGCCGCTCTCAAGCTCTTGATAGCAATAAACTGGAGGGTCTG AGTTTACACATAAGCCAAAACATagagaacaaaaaaatgggTGGTCTAACTCAATTTATTTGGAATTTTGAAGCTGCGAGACAATCTTCTGCTCCCACAACTACGCCATCCAATCCCTTTGCATTGTTGTCGTCCCTAGTGGATAAGAATAGCAGCGAACGGGATCGGGATCGTGACCGTGACCGCAGTGGCCCCAGAAACAAGGGATCATACAACAAGGGATCTATGGAGCGTGATCGTTATGGCGATAGAG GTCTCAACTCGAGAACTGGATCATCACAGGGATCGCGGGAGAATTCTTCCTCTCGCGCTGGACAGCAGAGTCGCGGATTGATAAACTCTTCAGTTCAAAAGTCTGCTAGTCACTCAAAATATACACAACAGGCTCCATCAGTTCGAGTTACTGGCAAG GCACAAAGCTCACTAGGAAGTTCCGCTGTCAACGTTGGAGGCCTTTACAGAGGTGGTGATCAGCAGTCGGCTGCGTCCAGTTCCAGTGCCGCTGCAACGTCAGTTCAGATAAATCGACCTATGGCCCCTGTGGCCGTGTTCAGCGAGCCCAGTGATGCCGACATGAAGCTGATCAAGGCGGTTGTCTCGGAAATGATAGAGCTTTCCGCAGCCTCCAAGGGTGTAAATCCGACGGTAGTTGCGTGTATGAAACGGGTACCGGAGGACATGCGTTGTGGTTTCTTGTACTACATATTAACGGATTATTTACATCTGGCCAATGTGGGCAAACAGTACAGGCGGTACCTGGCCATTACCGTGGCGCATCTAATACAACAGAACTACATCTCCGTGGATCACTTTAGACTGGCGTACAAAGAATTTGCCGAGTGCGCAAACGATttaatttttgatattccagAACTTTGGCTGTATATTCTGCAATTTGCCG GACCActaattgtgaagaaaatattgACGGTATCAGATCTGTGGAACAAAAATCTGAAAGACAACAGCCCATCAAATGTGGGTAAAAAGTTCCTCAAAACCTATTTGACATACTGTACACGAGAAGTAGGACCGAGTTTCACTCGTAGTATGTGGATCAAGTTCAACCTGCACTGGTCCGACTTTATGCCTGACAACGAAGTTATCGATTTCATTGAATCCAAT AGACTAGAGTATGTGGAAAACGAGTCGAAACCGCCAGTGATTGAGCAGCGCGAAACACCAGAGAAGCACGTTAAAAATGTGATAGAACATATAGAGCATTTGCTAAAGGAAGGAGCGACGGCAGACTGCATCATCGATTACAGTAAC GGAAATATTTTGGTGGCTGATAAACTGTTTATTAGAGGCTTGACTGAAACGTTGAGTAATTTTGCAA
- the eIF4G1 gene encoding eukaryotic translation initiation factor 4 gamma 3 isoform X3, translating to MQQATPNLSTQSDIAKAMQPHSAQNMVPPTKPQPLQQSLQQQHSHTASQPQYPINKAYNVVSILKTSTPTTHQSAHLTQQQPQPHHLQHTQQQQQSYANVVNRPMAGAGPAGSQQSTVLCNGANIMTVNSCPLNSGELNSAAIYNIASHRALPGNLDGNLRFMSVPDMNKNGNCVGSGTLAASNNSPAGVCNGSSTGSSIGVAIGSTAGTYMHEKNLVGVGVKVGVSCVDTNRKFDFKNSNLLSSNSFQTAPAEYVSTGNNSSGNTRSNQQSGGIFRGPPPASNAPRGGGAGGTRHVHVQPMYQQAIHQNMVLQPYTQYNPRQQTFPTSHLQYAPAPMPYYQYQYVPTLQQQPPPHTRSAVTVNTNVGNTMQPVQSGPNGPLAGPGASSTQLQLLTGTVQQGANTVMGVGGPGSGVGQVGVAPMVGVGVMPTSVQPQSVQVQPASRRRHQHRLQIIDPATKKNILDDFDKSNSTADNDFTEQTASSATVTAPDVLSETPICIPIQDSVGINISNNVTLQAPDSRTNAPYTIEQLPVQRQDIVGQTPIVSAMSDAPSVEILPTPQKGRSKKIPIVSPKNASDSHVSTTSDADDAAAKPDAATKTTKEATQQNLSYQTASTSQQKKQEPPPQITAEVPVAATEGTNIVTSAAVLPTENLSSDLLKLEISTNLSVDVVELSETASIDTASVGSVEAKSIHTVQAISQNTSSTEISEAAAEETQTHQSEVQQTQPEQIFESSPDETDEAPMALAEEICGETRPSKTVEEITTKELLSKGAMDTTPFSELALESQSSVAAEDPERQPETGPEPETEPESFADPQLQEDIKLQQEPEATGTATVSESVLSSLINYNEGQWSPSNPSGKKQYDREQLLQLREAKASRIQPEVKNVSILPQPNLMPSFIRNNNNNKRVQSMVGVIGGRNSESGGGFIGKQVSMSGVQSGGGRGSMKGMIHVNLSLNQDVKLNQNENAWRPRGVNKSDSSADVKATQEKDELVRRVRGILNKLTPERFDTLVEEIIKLKIDTPEKMDEVIVLVFEKAIDEPNFSVSYARLCHRLISEVKARDERMESGTKSNLAHFRNALLDKTEREFTQNVSQSTAKEKKLQPVVDKIKKCNDPNEKAELEALLEEEERKIRRRSGGTVRFIGELFKISMLTGKIIYSCIDTLLNPHSEDMLECLCKLLTTVGAKFEQTPVSSKEPSRCYSLEKSIARMQAIASKTDKDGAKVSSRVRFMLQDVIDLRKNKWQSTRNEAPKTMGQIEKETKNEQLSAQYFGPLSGTTPVGSQGGSGKRDDRSNARFGDSRSGSGYSGSHSQRGDNGNLRHQQQNNGGGGSGSSGAGHSNGNNDDTWHVQTSKGSRSQALDSNKLEGLSLHISQNIENKKMGGLTQFIWNFEAARQSSAPTTTPSNPFALLSSLVDKNSSERDRDRDRDRSGPRNKGSYNKGSMERDRYGDRGLNSRTGSSQGSRENSSSRAGQQSRGLINSSVQKSASHSKYTQQAPSVRVTGKAQSSLGSSAVNVGGLYRGGDQQSAASSSSAAATSVQINRPMAPVAVFSEPSDADMKLIKAVVSEMIELSAASKGVNPTVVACMKRVPEDMRCGFLYYILTDYLHLANVGKQYRRYLAITVAHLIQQNYISVDHFRLAYKEFAECANDLIFDIPELWLYILQFAGPLIVKKILTVSDLWNKNLKDNSPSNVGKKFLKTYLTYCTREVGPSFTRSMWIKFNLHWSDFMPDNEVIDFIESNRLEYVENESKPPVIEQRETPEKHVKNVIEHIEHLLKEGATADCIIDYSNGNILVADKLFIRGLTETLSNFAIVYKDNSYKLEPEIFQKFCIPVLQRYIDSHEDHQLECLYAMQLLVHSLEHPRGLLSELIGELYDAYVIQKESLCKWRDSKDQSAGKGVAVKSLNPFFNSLFNDETN from the exons ATGCAACAAGCTACGCCAAATTTATCAACACAATCCGATATAGCTAAAGCCATGCAGCCTCATTCAGCACAAAATATG GTGCCGCCCACAAAGCCACAGCCTCTTCAGCAGTccctgcaacagcagcacagccacacagcGTCACAGCCACAGTATCCGATAAATAAGGCTTACAATGTGGTTTCAATACTAAAGACTTCAACGCCGACCACTCACCAGTCAGCCCACCTGacgcagcagcaaccacagcCCCATCACCTTCAgcacacacagcagcagcaacagagctACGCTAACGTTGTGAACAGGCCCATGGCTGGAGCAGGACCAGCAGGATCCCAGCAGTCTACTGTACTGTGCAACGGCGCTAACATAATGACTGTGAACAGCTGTCCGTTGAACTCTGGGGAATTGAATTCAGCCGCTATTTACAATATAGCAAGCCACAGGGCGTTACCTGGCAACCTTGATGGAAACCTTCGATTCATGAGCGTTCCAGACATGAATAAAAATGGCAACTGCGTCGGCAGCGGTACACTAGCGGCTAGTAACAACTCTCCCGCCGGAGTGTGCAACGGTTCCAGTACTGGAAGCAGCATTGGTGTCGCTATTGGTTCAACCGCTGGGACATACATGCACGAAAAGAATCTTGTTGGTGTCGGCGTAAAAGTCGGCGTCAGTTGTGTTGATACTAATAGAAAGTTCGATTTCAAAAACAGCAATCTGTTGTCAAGCAATAGCTTCCAAACAGCGCCGGCAGAG TACGTGTCAACGGGAAACAACAGTTCAGGAAACACCCGTTCAAATCAACAAAGTGGAGGCATATTTCGAGGACCACCCCCGGCGTCTAATGCTCCGCGTGGCGGTGGCGCCGGCGGAACCCGTCACGTCCATGTGCAACCTATGTATCAGCAGGCAATACACCAGAATATGGTGTTGCAGCCGTACACTCAATACAACCCGCGACAGCAAACATTTCCAACTTCTCACCTGCAATATGCACCTGCTCCAATGCCCTactaccagtaccagtacgtGCCGactctccagcagcagccgccgccgcataCACGTAGCGCCGTGACAGTTAATACAAATGTGGGCAACACAATGCAACCGGTACAGTCCGGACCCAATGGGCCGCTGGCTGGTCCCGGTGCCTCCTCgacacagctgcagctgcttaCAGGCACTGTCCAACAGGGAGCAAATACTGTCATGGGTGTGGGTGGTCCTGGCAGTGGTGTGGGGCAGGTTGGTGTGGCTCCAATGGTCGGAGTCGGTGTGATGCCAACCAGCGTGCAACCGCAATCAGTTCAAGTGCAGCCAGCGAGTAGGCGTCGACATCAGCATCGCCTACAGATCATCGATCCGgcaactaaaaaaaatatattagaCGATTTCGATAAG AGCAACTCGACTGCGGACAATGACTTCACAGAGCAAACAGCGTCTTCAGCAACAGTAACAGCTCCTGACGTTCTGTCCGAAACTCCCATTTGTATTCCAATACAGGATTCGGTTGGTATAAATATTTCCAATAACGTAACACTGCAGGCTCCAGACTCGAGAACCAACGCTCCTTATACTATAG AGCAATTGCCTGTACAGCGCCAAGACATCGTGGGTCAGACTCCAATCGTATCTGCCATGTCCGATGCACCATCTGTTGAAATATTGCCAACGCCTCAAAAGGGAAGAAGCAAAAA AATTCCCATAGTGTCTCCTAAAAACGCCTCTGACTCCCATGTCTCTACCACTT CTGATGCGGATGATGCAGCTGCAAAGCCAGACGCTGCAACCAAAACAACCAAGGAGGCTACTCAGCAAAACCTATCGTATCAGACTGCATCCACTTCCCAGCAGAAGAAGCAGGAGCCACCGCCACAGATCACAGCGGAAGTGCCAGTCGCCGCAACGGAGGGAACCAACATTGTTACCTCAGCTGCTGTGCTGCCCACTGAGAACCTTTCATCCGATTTGCTAAAATTGGAGATATCAACAAATCTGTCTGTTGACGTTGTTGAACTGTCGGAGACGGCGAGCATTGATACCGCTTCGGTGGGTTCCGTCGAAGCCAAGTCGATTCACACAGTCCAAGCCATCTCTCAGAACACCTCTTCAACCGAAATATCAGAGGCCGCAGCTGAGGAAACCCAGACCCACCAGAGTGAAGTACAGCAAACACAGCCAGAACAAATCTTCGAAAGTTCCCCTGATGAGACTGATGAAGCGCCGATGGCATTAGCAGAAGAGATTTGTGGCGAGACCCGACCATCCAAAACAGTAGAAGAAATAACGACTAAAGAACTTTTATCAAAAGGTGCAATGGATACGACGCCTTTCTCTGAGCTGGCACTAGAGTCGCAGTCCAGTGTTGCCGCAGAAGATCCAGAGCGTCAACCTGAGACAggtccagagccagagacggaGCCTGAGTCTTTTGCCGATCCTCAACTCCAAGAAGATATTAAACTGCAACAGGAACCAGAAGCCACTGGCACAGCCACGGTCTCAGAAAGTGTTTTATCATCGTTGATTAATTACAATGAGGGTCAATGGTCACCCAGCAATCCCAGCGGCAAGAAACAATATGATCGCGAgcagttgctgcagctgcgcgAGGCAAAGGCCTCGCGTATACAGCCGGAAGTAAAGAACGTTTCGATACTGCCCCAGCCAAACCTAATGCCGTCGTTCatccgcaacaacaacaacaacaagcgaGTGCAGTCGATGGTTGGTGTGATTGGAGGTCGCAACAGCGAGTCGGGAGGGGGTTTCATTGGCAAACAGGTGTCGATGTCGGGTGTGCAAAGTGGAGGTGGTAGGGGCAGCATGAAGGGTATGATACATGTCAACCTGTCACTGAATCAGGACGTGAAACTGAATCAGAACGAGAATGCCTGGCGTCCTCGAGGCGTAAACAAGTCTGATAGTAGTGCAGACGTTAAGGCCACTCAAGAGAAGGATGAGTTGGTGAGACGGGTCAGGGGTATTCTGAACAAGCTTACCCCCGAGCGTTTCGATACGCTGGTCGAGGAGATAATCAAATTGAAGATTGATACGCCCGAAAAGATGGACGAGGTTATTGTCTTAGTGTTTGAGAAGGCCATTGACGAACCAAACTTCTCGGTTTCGTACGCCAGGCTGTGCCATCGCCTTATAAGTGAAGTGAAAGCTCGCGACGAGCGTATGGAGAGCGGCACTAAATCAAATCTAGCACACTTCCGGAATGCCTTGTTGGACAAAACGGAGCGCGAGTTCACGCAGAACGTCTCACAAAGTACCGCAAAGGAGAAGAAACTGCAGCCAGTTGTAGACAAGATAAAAAAGTGCAACGATCCGAACGAAAAAGCCGAGCTTGAAGCACTTCTGGAGGAGGAAGAGCGAAAAATACGCAGACGCTCCGGAGGCACGGTTCGATTTATTGGGGAGCTCTTTAAGATATCTATGCTGACTGGTAAAATCATATACTCCTGCATTGATACTCTGCTGAATCCGCACTCGGAGGATATGCTTGAGTGCCTCTGCAAGCTGCTGACAACCGTCGGGGCCAAGTTTGAGCAGACCCCCGTCAGCTCTAAGGAACCGTCACGATGCTATTCGCTGGAGAAGTCCATAGCCAGAATGCAGGCAATCGCTTCCAAGACCGACAAAGACGGCGCCAAAGTAAGCTCCCGCGTGCGGTTTATGCTCCAAGACGTGATAGATCTGCGCAAGAACAAATGGCAATCGACACGCAACGAAGCACCGAAAACCATGGGACAAATCGAAAAGGAGACCAAGAACGAGCAGCTATCAGCGCAATATTTTGGTCCGCTCTCCGGCACTACCCCCGTTGGGTCCCAGGGAGGATCGGGAAAACGAGACGATCGCAGCAATGCTCGATTCGGAGATTCTCGTTCTGGCAGCGGCTATTCCGGCAGTCACAGTCAGCGCGGGGACAATGGAAACCTGCGAcaccagcagcaaaacaacggaggcggaggcagtggCTCCAGTGGTGCTGGTCATTCTAACGGAAACAACGATGACACATGGCATGTACAAACAAGCAAGGGCAGCCGCTCTCAAGCTCTTGATAGCAATAAACTGGAGGGTCTG AGTTTACACATAAGCCAAAACATagagaacaaaaaaatgggTGGTCTAACTCAATTTATTTGGAATTTTGAAGCTGCGAGACAATCTTCTGCTCCCACAACTACGCCATCCAATCCCTTTGCATTGTTGTCGTCCCTAGTGGATAAGAATAGCAGCGAACGGGATCGGGATCGTGACCGTGACCGCAGTGGCCCCAGAAACAAGGGATCATACAACAAGGGATCTATGGAGCGTGATCGTTATGGCGATAGAG GTCTCAACTCGAGAACTGGATCATCACAGGGATCGCGGGAGAATTCTTCCTCTCGCGCTGGACAGCAGAGTCGCGGATTGATAAACTCTTCAGTTCAAAAGTCTGCTAGTCACTCAAAATATACACAACAGGCTCCATCAGTTCGAGTTACTGGCAAG GCACAAAGCTCACTAGGAAGTTCCGCTGTCAACGTTGGAGGCCTTTACAGAGGTGGTGATCAGCAGTCGGCTGCGTCCAGTTCCAGTGCCGCTGCAACGTCAGTTCAGATAAATCGACCTATGGCCCCTGTGGCCGTGTTCAGCGAGCCCAGTGATGCCGACATGAAGCTGATCAAGGCGGTTGTCTCGGAAATGATAGAGCTTTCCGCAGCCTCCAAGGGTGTAAATCCGACGGTAGTTGCGTGTATGAAACGGGTACCGGAGGACATGCGTTGTGGTTTCTTGTACTACATATTAACGGATTATTTACATCTGGCCAATGTGGGCAAACAGTACAGGCGGTACCTGGCCATTACCGTGGCGCATCTAATACAACAGAACTACATCTCCGTGGATCACTTTAGACTGGCGTACAAAGAATTTGCCGAGTGCGCAAACGATttaatttttgatattccagAACTTTGGCTGTATATTCTGCAATTTGCCG GACCActaattgtgaagaaaatattgACGGTATCAGATCTGTGGAACAAAAATCTGAAAGACAACAGCCCATCAAATGTGGGTAAAAAGTTCCTCAAAACCTATTTGACATACTGTACACGAGAAGTAGGACCGAGTTTCACTCGTAGTATGTGGATCAAGTTCAACCTGCACTGGTCCGACTTTATGCCTGACAACGAAGTTATCGATTTCATTGAATCCAAT AGACTAGAGTATGTGGAAAACGAGTCGAAACCGCCAGTGATTGAGCAGCGCGAAACACCAGAGAAGCACGTTAAAAATGTGATAGAACATATAGAGCATTTGCTAAAGGAAGGAGCGACGGCAGACTGCATCATCGATTACAGTAAC GGAAATATTTTGGTGGCTGATAAACTGTTTATTAGAGGCTTGACTGAAACGTTGAGTAATTTTGCAA